The following coding sequences are from one Novosphingobium sp. Gsoil 351 window:
- a CDS encoding TonB-dependent siderophore receptor produces MNLRNILSTGGAIGAIALSLGVSPAQAQDTSAQAAEETAPPESAIIVTGSRSTTRTVANSPVPVDVLSGETLTEGGQVETNKILNKLVPSFNFPQPAISDGSDALRPATLRGLAPDQTLVLVNGKRRHTAALLNINGTVGRGSAAVDMNSIPALAIERIEVLRDGASSQYGSDAIAGVINIRLKTADSGGKAVVSYGKYVTTLDDVLRVTGLQTNAAGQPFFDPTDGRYLAANTGGELKVRDGETYTFASNVGLPIFGEGGYLNLTAEYRHRDRTNRTGFDLRPNYVRPSGTTFDPRELTFDRREFRFGDPEADDFTLFLNSAIPLGDVFELYAFASFNQRDSVSAANYRQQSNANNVDYSQLAPNQPPPAVGRPLLTPDGFLPLIKSDLTDYAYTAGIRGEIMGFRSDLSVGIGSNQFDYVTQNSVNASFGAATQGKFDAGGLRYTQGLLNLDLSRDYELGFAKPLTVSFGGEYRNERYQIRPGDFQSYALGPFFRAAVPNTTLANCTALGGRYGSIAATTCDFPGRNGGAGAQGFAGLPANARTDAVRHNFAGYAEVDTDPFDGLSLTAAARFEHYSDFGNTVTGKLAARFEVVDGFALRGSVSNGFRAPSLHQQVFTTTSTNFISGIPIDILTVPVSNPVARALGSKDLKAEKSLNLSAGFTANPLSGLTLTVDYYNIRIRNRIVLTENLGASGSGTSAQNAAVGALLAAAGYPSLGAARFFVNGLDTRTQGVDAVLNWRVPVDFGKFNLTAAYNYNDQKILKYRNSLAGLSAIPGLVLFGRTESLRFTKGQPRDKIVLSADGDIGAFGFTVRGTRYGKVLSPGSIAPLAPNQLSLTALGPDDIKLSPKWITDIEVRFDVSERIHLAVGADNAFDVYPDRLPFGPRPAAAGGGFYPQNNQYNGYSIFSPFGFNGRFLYGRVGFDF; encoded by the coding sequence ATGAATCTGCGCAACATTCTCAGCACCGGTGGAGCCATCGGAGCGATCGCCCTCTCGCTTGGCGTCAGCCCGGCGCAGGCCCAGGACACCAGCGCCCAGGCCGCGGAAGAGACCGCGCCGCCCGAAAGCGCGATCATCGTCACCGGCTCGCGATCGACCACGCGGACCGTCGCCAATTCACCCGTGCCGGTCGACGTCCTTTCGGGCGAGACCCTGACCGAGGGCGGCCAGGTCGAAACCAACAAGATCCTCAACAAGCTGGTCCCCAGCTTCAACTTCCCCCAGCCCGCGATCTCGGACGGCTCGGACGCGCTGCGCCCGGCCACGCTGCGCGGCCTCGCCCCCGATCAGACGCTGGTGCTGGTCAACGGCAAGCGCCGCCACACCGCGGCGTTGCTCAACATCAACGGCACCGTCGGGCGCGGTTCGGCGGCGGTCGACATGAACTCGATCCCCGCGCTGGCGATCGAGCGGATCGAAGTGCTGCGCGACGGCGCCTCGTCGCAATACGGCTCCGACGCGATCGCCGGGGTGATCAACATCCGCCTCAAGACCGCCGACAGCGGGGGCAAGGCGGTTGTGAGCTACGGCAAGTACGTGACCACGCTCGACGATGTGCTGCGTGTGACCGGATTGCAGACCAACGCTGCGGGGCAGCCGTTCTTCGATCCGACCGACGGGCGTTATCTCGCCGCCAACACCGGCGGTGAACTCAAGGTCCGCGATGGCGAGACCTATACTTTCGCGAGCAACGTCGGCCTGCCGATCTTCGGCGAGGGGGGCTATCTCAACCTGACCGCCGAGTATCGCCACCGTGACCGGACCAACCGCACCGGGTTCGACCTTCGCCCCAACTACGTGCGCCCCAGCGGCACGACCTTCGATCCGCGCGAACTGACCTTCGATCGCCGCGAGTTCCGTTTCGGCGATCCCGAGGCCGACGACTTCACCCTGTTTCTAAATTCCGCAATTCCCTTGGGCGACGTGTTCGAACTCTACGCGTTCGCCAGTTTCAACCAGCGCGATTCGGTGAGCGCCGCCAACTATCGCCAGCAGTCGAACGCCAACAACGTCGATTACTCGCAACTCGCGCCCAACCAGCCGCCCCCCGCCGTCGGGCGCCCGCTGCTGACCCCCGACGGGTTCCTGCCGCTGATCAAGTCCGACCTGACCGACTATGCCTATACCGCGGGGATCCGCGGCGAAATCATGGGCTTTCGCAGCGACCTGTCGGTCGGGATCGGCAGCAACCAGTTCGACTACGTGACCCAGAACTCGGTCAACGCTTCATTCGGCGCGGCCACGCAGGGCAAGTTCGACGCCGGCGGGCTCAGGTACACCCAAGGCTTGCTCAACCTCGACCTCAGCCGCGACTACGAACTGGGCTTCGCCAAGCCGCTGACCGTGTCGTTCGGCGGCGAGTATCGCAACGAGCGCTACCAGATTCGGCCGGGCGACTTCCAATCCTACGCGCTCGGGCCGTTCTTCCGCGCGGCGGTCCCCAACACCACGTTGGCCAACTGCACCGCGCTCGGCGGACGCTACGGGTCGATCGCGGCGACCACTTGCGACTTTCCGGGCCGTAACGGCGGCGCGGGCGCGCAAGGCTTCGCCGGGCTCCCGGCCAACGCCCGGACTGATGCCGTCCGGCATAACTTCGCGGGCTATGCCGAGGTCGACACCGATCCGTTCGATGGTCTTTCGCTGACTGCGGCGGCCCGCTTCGAGCATTATTCGGACTTCGGCAACACCGTGACCGGCAAGCTTGCCGCGCGCTTCGAGGTCGTCGATGGGTTCGCGCTGCGCGGTTCGGTCTCCAACGGGTTCCGGGCGCCATCGCTTCACCAGCAGGTGTTCACCACCACCTCGACCAACTTCATCTCGGGCATTCCGATCGACATCCTCACGGTCCCGGTCTCCAACCCGGTGGCGAGGGCACTGGGGTCCAAGGATCTGAAGGCCGAAAAGAGCCTCAACCTCAGCGCAGGGTTCACGGCCAACCCCCTCTCGGGGCTGACTTTGACGGTCGATTACTACAACATCCGCATCCGCAACCGCATCGTGCTGACCGAGAACCTCGGCGCCTCGGGCAGCGGCACGAGCGCGCAGAATGCTGCGGTCGGCGCGCTGCTCGCCGCCGCGGGCTATCCTTCGCTCGGCGCGGCGCGGTTCTTCGTCAACGGGCTCGATACCCGCACCCAGGGCGTCGATGCGGTGCTCAACTGGCGGGTCCCGGTCGATTTCGGCAAGTTCAACCTGACTGCGGCCTACAACTACAACGACCAGAAGATCCTCAAATACCGCAACAGCCTTGCCGGGCTGTCGGCAATCCCCGGGCTGGTGCTGTTCGGCCGCACCGAAAGTTTGCGCTTCACCAAGGGTCAGCCGCGCGACAAGATCGTGCTCAGCGCCGACGGCGACATCGGCGCGTTCGGGTTCACCGTGCGCGGTACGCGCTATGGCAAGGTGCTGTCACCTGGCTCGATCGCCCCGCTCGCGCCCAATCAACTTAGCCTGACCGCGCTCGGCCCCGACGACATCAAGCTCAGCCCCAAGTGGATCACCGACATCGAGGTCCGCTTCGACGTCAGCGAGCGGATCCACCTCGCGGTCGGCGCGGACAACGCCTTCGACGTCTACCCCGATCGCCTGCCTTTCGGCCCCCGCCCGGCGGCTGCAGGCGGCGGGTTCTATCCGCAGAACAACCAGTACAACGGCTATTCGATCTTCTCGCCGTTCGGCTTCAACGGCCGGTTCCTCTACGGGCGCGTCGGCTTCGACTTCTAG
- the ald gene encoding alanine dehydrogenase, whose protein sequence is MRVGTVGEIKNHEYRVGLTPESARELVVNGHEVWVETGAGLGIGASDEDYVAAGAVIQPDARTVFDGAEMIVKVKEPQPVECAMLRRGQILYTYLHLAPDPEQTAALVKSGVTAIAYETVTGPGGSLPLLKPMSQVAGRMSIQAGATALEKAHGGRGVLLGGVPGVLPGRVLVIGGGVVGFNAAQMAVGLGADVTILDRDPEVLERLGTHFESRAKTRFSNRANIQQMICEAELVIGAVLVPGAAAPKLVTRDMLKCMKPGAVLVDVAIDQGGCFETSHATTHQDPTYIVDGVVHYCVANMPGAVARTSTYALNNVTLPHALKIAELGWREAMRRNPHLAAGLNVHDGKLTYQAVAEELGYAFVPVAEVLG, encoded by the coding sequence ATGCGCGTTGGAACCGTCGGCGAGATCAAGAACCACGAATACCGCGTCGGGCTGACGCCTGAAAGCGCGCGCGAGCTGGTGGTCAACGGCCACGAAGTGTGGGTCGAAACCGGCGCGGGGCTGGGGATCGGCGCTTCGGACGAAGACTATGTCGCGGCGGGGGCGGTGATCCAGCCCGATGCCAGGACGGTGTTCGACGGCGCGGAGATGATCGTCAAGGTCAAGGAGCCGCAGCCCGTCGAATGCGCGATGCTGCGGCGCGGGCAAATTCTCTATACCTACCTCCACCTCGCGCCCGATCCCGAGCAGACCGCGGCGCTGGTCAAATCGGGGGTCACTGCGATCGCCTATGAGACGGTCACCGGGCCGGGCGGGAGCTTGCCGTTGCTCAAGCCGATGAGCCAGGTCGCCGGGCGGATGAGCATCCAGGCCGGCGCGACCGCGCTGGAGAAGGCACATGGGGGCAGGGGCGTTCTGCTGGGCGGGGTGCCGGGGGTGCTGCCGGGGCGGGTGCTGGTGATCGGCGGGGGCGTAGTCGGCTTCAATGCGGCACAGATGGCGGTCGGGCTGGGGGCGGACGTGACCATTCTCGATCGCGATCCCGAAGTGCTCGAACGCCTCGGCACGCATTTCGAAAGCCGCGCCAAGACCCGTTTTTCCAACCGCGCCAACATCCAGCAGATGATCTGCGAGGCCGAACTGGTGATCGGCGCGGTGCTCGTCCCCGGCGCGGCGGCGCCCAAGCTGGTGACCCGCGACATGCTCAAATGCATGAAGCCGGGGGCGGTGCTGGTCGACGTCGCGATCGACCAGGGCGGCTGCTTCGAGACCAGCCACGCGACCACCCACCAGGACCCGACCTACATCGTCGACGGGGTCGTGCATTATTGCGTCGCCAACATGCCCGGCGCGGTGGCGCGGACCAGCACTTATGCGCTCAACAACGTGACCCTGCCGCACGCACTGAAGATCGCCGAACTGGGCTGGCGCGAGGCGATGCGCCGCAACCCGCACCTCGCCGCCGGGCTCAACGTGCACGACGGCAAGCTGACCTACCAGGCGGTGGCCGAGGAGCTCGGCTACGCGTTCGTGCCGGTGGCGGAGGTGCTCGGCTGA